From the Magnetospirillum sp. 15-1 genome, one window contains:
- the cowN gene encoding N(2)-fixation sustaining protein CowN has protein sequence MTTVTDRYTSFSGIDCDGNAKVVIDRVIALAAMPEHANGFWDRFLLRLAEAGKVGARKADELCLACSHTYYIEELFEAAGDEVGLEALRRLEDECC, from the coding sequence ATGACCACCGTTACCGACCGCTACACCAGCTTTTCCGGCATCGACTGCGACGGCAACGCCAAGGTGGTGATCGACCGGGTGATTGCGCTCGCCGCCATGCCGGAGCACGCCAATGGCTTCTGGGACCGCTTCCTGCTGCGTCTCGCCGAGGCGGGCAAGGTGGGGGCGCGCAAGGCGGATGAACTGTGCCTGGCCTGTTCGCACACCTATTACATCGAGGAATTGTTCGAAGCGGCGGGTGACGAGGTCGGGCTGGAAGCGCTGCGGCGGCTGGAAGACGAATGCTGTTGA
- the gatC gene encoding Asp-tRNA(Asn)/Glu-tRNA(Gln) amidotransferase subunit GatC, whose amino-acid sequence MSLDKATVRAIAELARIEVKDEELDHLAGELSNILTFVEQLSEVNTDGIQPMTSVADITAPMRADVVNDGGYPDKILANAPEAAEGFFTVPKVVE is encoded by the coding sequence ATGTCGCTCGACAAAGCCACCGTCCGCGCCATCGCCGAGTTGGCGCGCATCGAAGTCAAGGACGAGGAACTCGATCACCTCGCCGGCGAATTGTCCAACATCCTCACCTTCGTCGAGCAACTCTCCGAGGTGAACACCGACGGCATCCAGCCGATGACATCGGTGGCCGACATCACGGCGCCCATGCGGGCCGACGTGGTCAATGACGGCGGATACCCGGACAAGATTCTGGCCAACGCGCCGGAGGCCGCCGAAGGCTTCTTCACCGTTCCCAAGGTGGTCGAATAA